From a single Micromonospora carbonacea genomic region:
- a CDS encoding carbohydrate ABC transporter permease, translating to MADIVARRNERRTGRRTLWLVVPVAALAVAPLLWAVVSSLRPGEEIFRYLSPVSVRTVVPSTVSLDNYRAVLESSFTLALLNSVLVTTVSVALGLAVSSLAAFALAMIPFPGRAALFGVMVVSFLVPFEAIAIPLASTFREADLQNTLVGLILPAIGNGLAIFLLRQFFLGIPTSLSEAARMDGLSWFGIYLRIYLPLSRASMVGAGLILFVFQWQSFLWPLLIAPAPAVRVAPVAIADFAQESGVDYGQMFAAATLTAVVPLLVLLFAQRQFASSLASTGERE from the coding sequence ATGGCCGACATCGTCGCAAGACGCAACGAGCGGCGCACCGGACGCCGCACGCTCTGGCTCGTCGTGCCGGTCGCCGCCCTGGCCGTCGCGCCCCTGCTGTGGGCCGTCGTCTCCTCGCTGCGCCCCGGCGAGGAGATCTTCCGCTACCTCTCCCCCGTCTCCGTCCGGACGGTGGTCCCCTCCACGGTCTCGCTGGACAATTACCGCGCGGTGCTCGAGAGCAGCTTCACCCTCGCGCTGCTGAACTCGGTGCTGGTCACCACGGTCAGCGTGGCCCTCGGGCTGGCCGTGTCGTCGCTGGCCGCGTTCGCGCTGGCGATGATCCCGTTCCCCGGGCGCGCGGCGCTGTTCGGCGTCATGGTCGTCAGCTTCCTGGTGCCGTTCGAGGCGATCGCCATCCCGCTCGCGTCGACGTTCCGCGAGGCCGACCTGCAGAACACGCTCGTCGGGCTGATCCTGCCGGCGATCGGCAACGGCCTGGCCATCTTCCTGCTGCGGCAGTTCTTCCTCGGCATCCCGACCTCGCTCAGCGAGGCCGCCCGGATGGACGGGTTGTCCTGGTTCGGCATCTACCTGCGGATCTACCTGCCGCTGTCGCGGGCGTCGATGGTCGGCGCCGGCCTGATCCTGTTCGTCTTCCAGTGGCAGTCGTTCCTGTGGCCGCTGCTCATCGCCCCCGCGCCGGCCGTGCGGGTCGCGCCCGTGGCCATCGCCGACTTCGCCCAGGAGTCCGGCGTCGACTACGGCCAGATGTTCGCCGCCGCCACCCTCACCGCCGTGGTCCCGCTGCTCGTGCTCCTCTTCGCGCAGCGGCAGTTCGCCTCGTCGCTCGCCTCCACCGGGGAGCGGGAGTGA